In a genomic window of Bradyrhizobium sp. LLZ17:
- a CDS encoding GntR family transcriptional regulator: protein MGRRPAKAGGSIDRGGGVALGEAVFRSLCEALQAGSYRAGDRLREEEVAQRLKVSRTPVREALGRLAARGFVEPGGGRGLVVRNLDISEVLELYAMREIMEGAAARLAAEHASAPEIDALRDIEQAFVEKSGTDTAHMARLNRAFHEAICRAARNRYLDTASGELQDWIALLGPTTFTVSGRSTTSHGEHQAIIDAIAARDGDMAEKLARAHIREALRCRLKLLQKQ from the coding sequence ATGGGCAGACGCCCGGCAAAGGCAGGCGGATCGATCGATCGCGGGGGCGGCGTAGCCCTGGGCGAGGCCGTATTCCGGTCGCTCTGCGAGGCGCTCCAGGCCGGCAGCTACCGCGCCGGCGATCGCCTGCGCGAGGAAGAAGTCGCGCAGCGGCTGAAGGTCAGCCGCACACCGGTCCGGGAAGCGCTCGGCCGGCTCGCGGCGCGCGGCTTCGTCGAGCCTGGGGGTGGCCGAGGCCTGGTCGTGCGCAACCTCGACATTTCCGAGGTGCTCGAACTCTACGCCATGCGCGAGATCATGGAAGGCGCCGCCGCGCGACTGGCGGCCGAGCACGCCTCCGCGCCCGAGATCGATGCCCTCAGGGACATCGAGCAGGCTTTTGTCGAAAAGTCCGGGACCGACACAGCCCATATGGCACGGCTCAACCGGGCCTTCCACGAGGCGATCTGCCGCGCAGCGCGCAACCGCTATCTCGACACTGCATCGGGCGAGTTGCAGGACTGGATCGCGCTGCTCGGCCCCACGACGTTTACGGTCTCGGGGCGGTCGACGACGAGCCATGGCGAGCACCAGGCCATCATCGACGCCATCGCCGCACGCGACGGCGACATGGCGGAAAAGCTCGCGCGCGCGCATATCCGCGAGGCGCTGCGCTGCCGGCTGAAACTGCTACAGAAGCAATAG
- the tcuA gene encoding FAD-dependent tricarballylate dehydrogenase TcuA — protein MSSKYDVLVIGGGNAALCAAIAARRGGASVLVVEGAPKFYRGGNTRHTRNMRCAHDAATEILTGPYTEEEFWEDLLRVTGGQTDEVLARHMIRESKHILNWIVEQGVRWQPSLGGTLSLGRTNSFFLGGGRAMLNALYLTAERLGVDVEYDAEVTDLVIEDGMFLAARLNRPIQGETEVRATSLVAAAGGFEANIEWLKQYWGEAADNFLIRGTPYNRGSILKMLLAKGVQEVGDPTQCHAVAIDARAPKFDGGIITRHDSVVFGIVVNKHSQRFYDEGEDIWPKRYAIWGRLVAAQPDQIAYIIFDSTVVTSFMPTLFPPIAGQTLAELAGKLELDPAALEKTVREFNAAVQPGTFDHTILDDCCTEGVVPQKTHWARRIETPPYLAYPVRPGITFTYLGTRVNQEARMLMADGKPSANMFAAGEIMAGNVLGKGYAAGIGMTIGSVFGRIAGREAAKHARN, from the coding sequence ATGAGCAGCAAATACGACGTGCTGGTGATCGGCGGCGGCAACGCGGCGCTGTGCGCGGCGATCGCGGCGCGGCGTGGCGGCGCGTCCGTGCTGGTGGTCGAGGGCGCGCCGAAATTCTATCGCGGCGGCAACACCCGCCATACCCGCAACATGCGCTGCGCCCATGACGCCGCGACCGAAATTCTCACCGGTCCCTATACGGAGGAGGAATTTTGGGAGGATCTGCTGCGCGTCACCGGCGGGCAGACCGACGAGGTGCTCGCCCGCCACATGATCCGCGAATCCAAGCATATCCTGAACTGGATCGTGGAGCAGGGCGTGCGCTGGCAGCCGTCGCTCGGCGGCACGTTGAGCCTCGGCCGGACCAATTCCTTCTTTCTCGGCGGCGGCCGCGCGATGCTGAACGCGCTGTATCTGACCGCCGAGCGGCTCGGGGTCGATGTCGAATACGACGCCGAGGTCACCGACCTCGTGATCGAGGATGGCATGTTCCTCGCCGCGCGCCTGAACCGGCCCATCCAGGGCGAGACCGAGGTCCGGGCGACGTCGCTGGTTGCTGCCGCCGGCGGCTTCGAGGCCAACATCGAATGGCTGAAGCAATATTGGGGCGAGGCCGCCGACAATTTCCTGATCCGCGGCACACCCTATAACCGCGGCTCGATCCTGAAGATGCTGCTGGCGAAGGGCGTGCAGGAGGTCGGCGACCCCACGCAGTGCCATGCGGTCGCGATCGACGCCCGCGCACCCAAGTTCGATGGTGGCATCATCACGCGACACGACTCGGTCGTGTTCGGGATCGTCGTCAACAAGCATTCGCAGCGCTTCTACGACGAGGGCGAGGATATCTGGCCCAAGCGCTACGCGATCTGGGGCCGGCTGGTCGCGGCGCAGCCCGATCAGATCGCCTACATCATCTTTGACTCGACCGTTGTCACCAGCTTCATGCCCACGCTGTTCCCGCCCATCGCCGGCCAGACATTGGCCGAACTCGCTGGCAAGCTCGAGCTCGATCCGGCGGCGCTGGAAAAGACCGTCAGAGAATTCAACGCCGCGGTGCAGCCCGGCACGTTCGACCACACCATTCTCGACGACTGCTGCACCGAAGGCGTCGTGCCGCAGAAGACGCACTGGGCGCGGCGGATCGAAACGCCACCCTATCTCGCTTATCCGGTGCGGCCCGGCATCACCTTCACCTATCTCGGCACGCGCGTGAACCAGGAAGCGCGCATGCTGATGGCTGACGGCAAGCCGTCGGCCAACATGTTTGCCGCCGGTGAGATCATGGCGGGCAACGTGCTGGGCAAGGGCTATGCGGCCGGCATCGGCATGACCATCGGCAGCGTATTCGGGCGGATCGCAGGACGGGAAGCGGCGAAGCATGCACGCAACTAG
- the pcaH gene encoding protocatechuate 3,4-dioxygenase subunit beta, producing MNAQAPISALQDPRLNRPEPFTPRDGGFFQRDRSIHPPAHAPGYKSSVLRSPRNALLSLENSVSEITGPVFGHNDLGPLDNDLIRNYAKDGDPVGERIIVHGRVLDETGRGVPNTLVEFWQANAGGRYRHKKDTYLAPIDPNFGGCGRALTDDTGNYYFRTVKPGPYPWRNYVNSWRPAHIHFSVFGSGFAQRLITQMYFEGDPLIPVCPILTTIPDKDALDRLVAPLDLNASTPFDSLAYRFDIVLRGARSTYFENRTEGN from the coding sequence ATGAATGCCCAGGCTCCAATCTCAGCCTTGCAGGATCCCCGCCTCAACCGTCCTGAGCCGTTCACGCCGCGCGACGGCGGCTTCTTCCAGCGCGATCGCTCGATCCATCCGCCGGCGCATGCGCCCGGTTACAAATCATCGGTGCTGCGCTCGCCGCGCAACGCGCTGCTGTCGCTGGAGAATTCGGTTTCGGAGATTACGGGGCCGGTGTTTGGCCACAACGATCTCGGGCCGCTCGACAATGATCTGATCCGCAACTACGCCAAGGACGGCGATCCCGTCGGCGAGCGCATCATCGTCCACGGCCGCGTGCTCGACGAGACCGGCCGCGGCGTACCGAACACGTTGGTCGAGTTCTGGCAGGCCAATGCCGGCGGCCGCTACCGGCACAAGAAGGATACTTATCTTGCGCCGATCGATCCGAATTTCGGCGGCTGCGGCCGCGCGCTGACCGATGATACCGGCAACTACTATTTCCGAACGGTGAAGCCAGGGCCCTATCCCTGGCGCAACTACGTCAACAGCTGGCGTCCGGCCCACATCCACTTCTCGGTGTTCGGCTCGGGCTTTGCGCAGCGGCTGATCACGCAGATGTATTTCGAAGGCGATCCCCTGATCCCGGTCTGCCCGATCCTGACCACGATCCCGGACAAGGACGCGCTCGACCGCCTGGTCGCGCCGCTCGACCTCAACGCCTCGACGCCGTTCGACTCGCTCGCCTACCGCTTCGACATCGTGCTGCGCGGCGCCCGCTCCACCTATTTCGAAAATCGCACCGAGGGGAACTGA
- the ybaK gene encoding Cys-tRNA(Pro) deacylase, which translates to MSKVTPATRALTSAGVAFTVHTYDYDPDAESIGLQAASALGESPARVLKTLMALVDGKPVCVIVPSDQEVSMKKLAAAVGGKSAQMMKPPEAERLTGYKVGGISPFGQRKPVHAVIERSALAHDQVYLNGGQRGLQVRLKPGDARDVLKAIVADVVA; encoded by the coding sequence ATGTCCAAAGTCACCCCCGCCACCCGCGCGCTCACATCTGCCGGAGTCGCCTTCACCGTTCACACTTACGACTACGATCCTGATGCCGAGAGCATCGGCCTTCAGGCCGCCTCCGCTCTCGGCGAGAGCCCGGCGCGCGTCTTGAAGACGCTGATGGCGCTGGTCGACGGCAAGCCGGTCTGCGTGATCGTTCCGTCCGACCAGGAAGTCTCGATGAAGAAGCTCGCCGCCGCTGTCGGCGGCAAGTCCGCGCAGATGATGAAACCGCCGGAGGCCGAGCGCCTCACCGGCTACAAGGTCGGCGGCATCAGTCCGTTCGGGCAGCGCAAGCCGGTGCACGCCGTGATCGAGAGAAGCGCGCTCGCGCACGATCAGGTCTATCTCAACGGTGGCCAGCGCGGCTTGCAGGTGCGGCTCAAGCCGGGCGACGCACGGGATGTGTTGAAGGCGATCGTCGCGGATGTGGTCGCGTGA
- a CDS encoding LysR family transcriptional regulator translates to MKKIDYLALDGRALELFLAVLEEGSVTAAATRLGLTQSAVSHGLNKLRRIAGDPLFAKSGRGIVATSHAQALAAKARALIDEMRSFSGAVSFEPAVAQLSLTVAANDLQRDLLLPRFFDRVAAQVKSLNLRVIPSQSPSPTMLRENRCDLMITPLPPSGADIVQKRLLRDHYVCYYDPRARTAPASRSAYLAARHITVVYTDNERLDFDRRLAANDFHRDIAISVPSFSGVPPFLRGSQMLASMPSLLASGVMRGFAHVRIPLASRTQTLAELPMFMVWHQRYQKDPAHRWIRSELETVAATTAGGAMDPAAKT, encoded by the coding sequence ATGAAGAAAATCGATTATTTGGCCCTGGATGGTCGCGCCCTCGAGCTGTTCCTGGCCGTGCTGGAGGAAGGCTCGGTGACCGCGGCGGCAACGCGTCTCGGGCTGACCCAATCCGCCGTCAGCCACGGCTTGAACAAGCTGCGGCGGATCGCCGGCGATCCGCTGTTCGCCAAATCCGGCCGCGGCATCGTCGCCACCTCACATGCGCAGGCGCTCGCGGCGAAGGCGCGCGCGTTGATCGATGAGATGCGGAGCTTCTCGGGCGCCGTAAGCTTCGAGCCTGCGGTGGCCCAACTCTCGCTGACGGTGGCGGCCAACGACTTGCAGCGCGACTTGTTGTTGCCGCGGTTCTTCGATCGTGTCGCGGCGCAGGTGAAGAGCCTGAACCTGCGCGTGATCCCCTCCCAGTCGCCCTCGCCCACGATGCTGCGCGAGAACCGCTGCGACCTCATGATTACACCGCTGCCGCCATCCGGCGCGGATATCGTGCAGAAGCGCCTGCTCAGGGATCATTACGTCTGCTACTACGATCCCCGGGCACGCACCGCGCCGGCGAGCCGCAGCGCCTATCTCGCGGCCCGCCACATCACCGTCGTCTACACGGACAATGAGCGGCTCGACTTCGACCGCCGGCTTGCCGCCAATGACTTCCACCGCGACATCGCCATCTCGGTGCCGAGCTTCTCCGGCGTGCCGCCCTTCCTGCGCGGCTCGCAGATGCTGGCGAGCATGCCGAGCCTGCTGGCATCCGGCGTGATGCGCGGATTTGCCCATGTGCGGATTCCACTGGCCTCGCGCACCCAGACGCTGGCCGAGCTGCCGATGTTCATGGTCTGGCACCAGCGCTACCAGAAGGACCCGGCCCATCGCTGGATTCGGAGCGAGCTCGAGACCGTCGCGGCGACGACCGCAGGCGGAGCAATGGACCCGGCGGCGAAAACCTGA
- a CDS encoding GGDEF domain-containing protein — protein sequence MFRRTATSTKGRNFPHVIKLVSPFVAVVLLQAAIAGFSLEVMSSVRAYVAGEAIWSRSQKDAVYFLNLYLHSGEASQFARYKISLAVPIGDEFARWALERDPVDIETARIGFLQGGNHPDDVPGLIWLFRHFSRVSFLQEAIREWAATDPMLLELSVFGEVIRSELKNGPIEDSGRLNLLSSRLSDLNSQFTGHANRFSTVLGEGSRAIKLTLTSVNIVTAAMLILLLIWHTWRLVLQRQAFEDALHAEKERLAFQASHDWLTGIANRRDFEARLQSELAGSGEDPLSLILLDLDQFKSVNDSCGHLAGDRLLCQVARLLQQERRPHDLVARLGGDEFCLILPQCAPYDAVDIAERLRRSLELFSFTWDDRCFAVTASIGVACITDGNTTLEDAMRRADAACYRAKEKGRNRVQVDSPGADIMLVTSRRHAAAQA from the coding sequence GTGTTTCGTAGAACAGCGACGTCAACAAAGGGACGCAATTTCCCTCATGTCATCAAGCTCGTCTCGCCGTTCGTCGCAGTTGTCTTGCTGCAGGCGGCGATCGCCGGATTCAGTCTCGAGGTCATGTCCTCGGTCCGCGCTTATGTCGCGGGTGAAGCGATTTGGTCGCGGTCGCAGAAGGACGCCGTCTATTTCCTCAACCTCTATCTGCATTCGGGCGAAGCAAGCCAGTTTGCGCGGTATAAGATCTCACTCGCCGTCCCGATCGGAGACGAGTTCGCGCGCTGGGCGCTCGAGCGCGATCCGGTCGACATCGAGACCGCCCGCATCGGCTTCCTGCAAGGCGGCAACCATCCTGACGACGTGCCGGGCTTGATCTGGCTGTTCCGCCATTTCAGCCGCGTCAGCTTCCTCCAGGAGGCGATCCGGGAGTGGGCTGCCACAGATCCCATGTTGCTGGAGCTGAGCGTCTTTGGCGAGGTCATCCGTTCCGAGCTGAAGAATGGTCCCATTGAGGACAGCGGCCGCCTCAACCTTTTGTCGTCGCGGCTCTCCGACCTGAACAGCCAGTTCACGGGACATGCCAACCGGTTCTCGACGGTGTTGGGTGAAGGCTCGCGCGCCATCAAGCTGACGCTGACGTCTGTGAATATCGTCACCGCAGCGATGCTGATCCTGCTCCTGATCTGGCACACATGGCGATTGGTGCTGCAGCGCCAAGCCTTCGAGGATGCATTGCATGCCGAAAAGGAGCGTCTCGCCTTTCAGGCCTCGCATGACTGGCTGACCGGGATTGCCAACCGGCGAGACTTCGAGGCGCGCCTGCAAAGCGAGCTCGCTGGTTCCGGCGAGGATCCGCTCAGCTTGATCCTGCTCGATCTCGACCAATTCAAGAGCGTCAACGACAGCTGCGGCCATCTCGCCGGCGACCGCCTGCTCTGCCAGGTCGCGCGCCTGTTGCAGCAGGAGCGGCGACCGCACGATCTGGTGGCCCGGCTCGGCGGCGACGAGTTCTGCCTGATCCTGCCGCAATGCGCGCCGTACGATGCCGTCGATATCGCCGAACGGCTGCGCCGGTCGCTCGAGCTGTTCAGCTTCACCTGGGATGACCGCTGCTTTGCGGTGACGGCCAGCATCGGCGTTGCCTGCATCACCGACGGCAACACCACGCTCGAGGACGCGATGCGGCGCGCGGATGCCGCCTGCTATCGTGCCAAGGAGAAGGGGCGCAACCGGGTGCAGGTCGACAGCCCCGGGGCGGACATCATGCTCGTCACGTCACGGCGGCACGCAGCTGCTCAGGCATGA
- a CDS encoding SPW repeat protein: MKHWQERESVPDLYNLFLAAVLFISPWLFKLTNSEGKIDLWVTSAIIGVLSLAAMIAYRDWEEWLNVLMGVWLIASPWLLGFPHTRAMHFSIGFGAVIVLLALLDLFLHYEKAYPDEATMQSGQERARQ; the protein is encoded by the coding sequence GTGAAACATTGGCAAGAACGCGAATCCGTCCCCGACCTCTACAATCTGTTTCTCGCGGCCGTGCTCTTCATATCGCCGTGGCTGTTCAAGCTGACGAACAGTGAGGGCAAGATCGACCTGTGGGTGACCAGCGCGATCATCGGCGTGCTTTCGCTCGCTGCCATGATCGCTTATCGGGACTGGGAGGAATGGCTCAACGTCCTGATGGGCGTTTGGCTGATCGCTTCGCCCTGGCTCCTCGGATTCCCACACACACGGGCGATGCATTTTAGCATCGGCTTCGGTGCCGTCATCGTGCTCCTGGCTCTGCTCGATCTCTTTCTCCACTACGAAAAGGCGTATCCTGACGAAGCGACCATGCAATCCGGGCAGGAGAGAGCGCGCCAATAG
- the pncB gene encoding nicotinate phosphoribosyltransferase yields MTVTDIASRTYNHSWRLDPIIRSLLDTDFYKLLMLQMIRESYPSQQVTFSVINRSRHVRLAEIIDEGELRAQLDHARTIRFAKKELIWLAGNTFYGKTHMFSADFIRWLAEFRLPEYELRKVEGQYELHFHGPWTHTTMWEIPALAILNELRSRAAMKGRGRFELDVLYARAKAKLWTKVERLRELENLRLSDFGTRRRHGFLWQRWCVEAVKEGLGPSFIGTSNVLLAMDNDLEAIGTNAHELPMVAAALARDDEELRWAPYRILDQWRQTYGGNLLIALPDAYGTKAFLRDAPEWVADWTGFRPDSAPPIHAGEEIIKWWESKGRNPRDKLLVFSDAMDVGSIEETYHHFGGRVRLSFGWGTNLTNDFVGCPPDGSINLDPISLVCKVSSVDGRPAVKLSDNPEKATGLPSEIERYLRVFGDAGRVRKPVLV; encoded by the coding sequence ATGACAGTGACCGACATTGCGAGCCGGACCTACAATCACAGCTGGCGGCTGGATCCCATCATCCGCAGCCTGCTTGATACCGACTTCTACAAGCTATTGATGTTACAGATGATTCGGGAATCCTACCCGTCTCAACAGGTGACCTTCTCGGTGATCAACCGCTCGCGCCATGTGCGGCTTGCCGAGATCATCGACGAGGGCGAGCTACGCGCCCAGCTCGACCACGCCCGCACCATCCGCTTCGCCAAGAAGGAGCTGATCTGGCTGGCCGGCAATACCTTCTACGGCAAGACCCACATGTTCTCGGCGGATTTCATCCGCTGGCTCGCCGAATTCCGATTGCCCGAATACGAGCTGCGCAAGGTCGAGGGCCAGTACGAGCTGCATTTCCACGGGCCGTGGACCCACACCACAATGTGGGAAATTCCGGCGCTCGCCATTCTCAACGAGCTGCGCTCGCGCGCGGCAATGAAGGGCCGCGGCCGCTTCGAGCTCGACGTGCTCTACGCCCGCGCCAAGGCGAAGCTGTGGACCAAGGTCGAGCGGCTGCGCGAGCTGGAGAATCTGCGCCTATCCGATTTCGGCACCCGCCGCCGCCACGGCTTCCTCTGGCAGCGCTGGTGCGTGGAAGCGGTGAAGGAAGGCTTGGGTCCGTCCTTCATCGGCACCTCCAATGTGCTGCTCGCGATGGACAATGATCTCGAAGCCATCGGCACCAACGCGCATGAACTGCCCATGGTTGCAGCCGCGCTCGCCAGGGACGATGAGGAATTGCGCTGGGCGCCCTATCGCATCCTCGACCAGTGGCGTCAGACCTATGGCGGCAATTTGCTGATCGCGCTGCCAGACGCGTACGGCACAAAGGCGTTCCTGCGCGACGCGCCGGAATGGGTGGCCGACTGGACCGGCTTCCGCCCGGACAGCGCGCCGCCGATCCATGCCGGCGAAGAAATCATCAAATGGTGGGAATCGAAGGGTCGCAACCCCAGGGACAAGTTGCTCGTCTTCTCCGACGCGATGGACGTCGGCTCGATCGAGGAGACCTATCACCATTTCGGCGGCCGGGTGCGGCTCTCCTTCGGCTGGGGCACCAATCTCACCAATGATTTCGTCGGCTGCCCACCGGATGGGTCGATCAATCTCGATCCCATTTCGCTGGTTTGCAAGGTGTCGTCGGTCGACGGACGACCGGCCGTCAAGCTCTCCGACAATCCGGAGAAGGCAACCGGCCTGCCCTCTGAGATCGAGCGCTACCTGCGCGTGTTCGGCGACGCCGGCCGGGTGCGCAAGCCGGTGCTGGTCTAG
- the pcaG gene encoding protocatechuate 3,4-dioxygenase subunit alpha has translation MPQPLNYLKETASQTAGPYVHIGLIPAMAGFDIFEKNFSNVLVTPNTEGERITLEGKVVDGSGTPLRDVLLEIWQANAAGRYNHPSDRSAAALDGDFRGWGRAGSDFESGLVTFETIKPGAIIDKAGRKCAPHVNLWIVARGINIGLNTRLYFSDEEAANAADPVLNLIEQPVRRKTLIATRTERSGKVVYSFTINLQGPDETVFFDV, from the coding sequence ATGCCGCAGCCGCTCAACTATCTCAAGGAAACCGCCTCGCAGACCGCCGGGCCCTACGTCCATATCGGGCTGATCCCGGCCATGGCCGGCTTCGACATCTTTGAGAAGAACTTTTCCAACGTGCTGGTGACGCCGAACACCGAGGGTGAACGCATCACGCTCGAAGGCAAAGTGGTCGACGGCAGCGGCACGCCGCTGCGCGACGTCTTGCTCGAGATCTGGCAGGCCAATGCGGCCGGCCGCTACAACCATCCGTCCGACCGCTCGGCCGCGGCGCTCGACGGAGATTTTCGTGGCTGGGGCCGAGCCGGCTCCGATTTCGAGAGCGGACTGGTGACGTTCGAGACCATCAAGCCCGGCGCAATCATTGATAAGGCAGGGCGCAAATGCGCGCCGCACGTCAACCTCTGGATCGTGGCACGCGGCATCAATATCGGGCTGAACACGCGGCTGTATTTCTCGGACGAGGAGGCCGCGAATGCTGCCGATCCCGTGCTCAACCTGATCGAGCAGCCAGTGCGCCGCAAGACACTCATCGCCACTCGCACCGAACGCTCCGGCAAGGTCGTGTATTCCTTCACGATCAATTTGCAGGGGCCGGACGAGACCGTGTTCTTCGACGTTTGA
- the pobA gene encoding 4-hydroxybenzoate 3-monooxygenase → MKVQVCIIGGGPSGLLLSQLLHLKGIDTLVLERSSRAHVLARIRAGVLEHGFARLMREAQCGERMDREGEIHKGFEIAHDGTLSHIDLHKHSGGNSVLVYGQTELTRDLYEARDRLGGKIVHSAEDVMPHDLTSEQPYVTYRLNGETIRVDCDYVVGADGFHGVSRKSIPREVLREYEKVYPFGWLGVLSRTKPVSPELIYVKHERGFALCSLRSQVLSRYYVQVPLTDKVEDWSDDAFWAELKRRLPEEVAGRLITGPSVEKSIAPLRSFVAEPMSYGRLFLAGDAAHIVPPTGARGLNSAASDIYYLYHAMLAHYQHGDDSGLKGYSAKALARIWKAQRFSWWMTMLLHRFPDRLEYEDRLQQTELDYLISSETAQRLLAENYVGLPF, encoded by the coding sequence ATGAAAGTTCAGGTCTGCATCATCGGCGGTGGGCCGTCCGGGCTGCTATTGTCCCAGCTCCTGCACCTGAAGGGGATCGACACGCTCGTGCTGGAGAGATCCAGCCGCGCCCACGTGCTGGCCCGCATTCGGGCCGGCGTGCTCGAACACGGCTTTGCCAGGCTGATGCGCGAGGCGCAATGCGGCGAGCGGATGGATCGCGAAGGCGAAATCCACAAGGGTTTCGAGATCGCCCATGACGGCACGCTCTCCCATATCGACTTGCACAAACATTCCGGCGGCAATTCGGTTTTGGTCTACGGCCAGACCGAGCTGACGCGCGACCTCTACGAAGCCCGGGACCGTCTTGGCGGCAAGATCGTGCATAGCGCCGAGGACGTGATGCCGCATGATCTGACGTCGGAGCAGCCCTACGTGACGTATCGACTCAACGGCGAAACCATCCGCGTCGATTGCGACTACGTCGTGGGTGCCGACGGCTTTCACGGCGTCAGCCGCAAGTCGATCCCGAGGGAGGTGCTGCGCGAATACGAGAAGGTCTATCCGTTCGGCTGGCTCGGCGTGCTGTCGCGCACCAAACCGGTGTCGCCGGAGCTAATCTATGTGAAGCACGAGCGCGGCTTTGCGCTCTGTTCGCTGCGTTCGCAGGTGCTGAGCCGCTATTACGTTCAGGTGCCGCTGACCGACAAGGTGGAAGACTGGTCCGACGATGCGTTCTGGGCCGAGTTGAAACGCCGGTTGCCGGAGGAGGTCGCCGGCCGCCTGATCACGGGCCCTTCGGTCGAAAAAAGCATCGCCCCCTTGCGCAGCTTCGTTGCCGAGCCAATGAGCTATGGCCGGCTGTTTCTCGCCGGCGACGCCGCTCATATCGTGCCGCCGACCGGAGCGCGTGGATTGAACAGCGCGGCCTCCGACATCTATTATCTCTACCACGCCATGCTCGCGCATTATCAGCACGGCGACGATTCCGGCCTCAAGGGCTATTCGGCCAAGGCGCTGGCGCGGATCTGGAAGGCGCAGCGTTTTTCGTGGTGGATGACCATGCTGCTGCACCGCTTCCCCGACCGGCTGGAATACGAGGACCGGCTTCAGCAGACGGAGCT
- a CDS encoding helix-turn-helix domain-containing protein — translation MEAFVFVLYNSNMRTAAPAPAIQVYNLFGESADLPDVVHCETIASRSVLHDWTLAVHRHARLHQVLLIERGGGEASLDGRVVPLRPMQIVNVPVGHVHGFRFLPDTQGWVLTIAAEILDEALLAAEGLRGALSRSAVVRGTPQIRATMKQIFAEHAARNFGRAHVLRALSAAMIGLVARALASESGGNGTAESSLFRRFEALLEQHHLQRWSVADYAGALSITPTHLNRVTRAATGDTASHLILHRLIREARRNLVYTNLPVSTIAYALGFEDPAYFSRIYTAATGRSPRAFRAQLHGGEG, via the coding sequence ATGGAGGCTTTCGTCTTTGTCTTGTACAATTCGAACATGAGAACCGCAGCCCCCGCCCCTGCCATCCAGGTCTACAATTTGTTCGGCGAGTCCGCCGACCTGCCCGACGTGGTGCATTGCGAGACGATCGCGTCCCGCTCGGTGCTGCATGACTGGACCCTGGCCGTGCACCGGCATGCCCGGTTGCACCAGGTGCTCTTGATCGAGCGCGGCGGCGGCGAGGCGAGCCTCGATGGCCGCGTGGTGCCGCTGAGGCCGATGCAGATCGTCAATGTGCCGGTCGGCCACGTCCACGGCTTCCGCTTTCTGCCCGACACCCAGGGCTGGGTGCTGACCATCGCCGCGGAAATTCTCGACGAGGCGCTGCTCGCCGCCGAAGGCCTGCGCGGCGCGCTGTCGCGATCGGCCGTGGTGCGCGGCACGCCGCAGATCCGCGCCACCATGAAGCAGATCTTTGCCGAACACGCGGCGCGCAATTTCGGCCGCGCACATGTGCTGCGCGCCTTGTCGGCGGCCATGATCGGGCTGGTGGCGCGGGCGCTCGCGAGCGAGAGCGGCGGCAATGGCACCGCGGAATCAAGTCTGTTCCGCCGGTTCGAAGCTTTGCTCGAACAACACCATCTGCAGCGCTGGAGCGTGGCGGACTATGCTGGGGCGTTGTCAATCACCCCCACCCATCTCAACCGGGTGACGCGTGCGGCGACCGGAGACACCGCCTCGCATCTGATCCTCCACCGGCTCATCCGCGAGGCGCGGCGCAACCTCGTCTATACCAACCTGCCGGTCTCCACGATCGCCTATGCCCTCGGCTTTGAGGACCCGGCCTATTTCAGCCGGATCTACACCGCCGCCACCGGACGCTCGCCGCGTGCGTTTCGCGCCCAGCTTCATGGCGGCGAAGGCTGA